GATTACTGTAATGTCTTATTAAAGTTGTCAGTTAGGAAAGTTTGCCGTAAGCCGGGTTCTGTGCTCGTTGTGGTTCAGACGGGAACTACCCTCCCACCATAAGCGACAATCATCTATCTAGGCCATACATTACTGCACAGCTCCAGCGACCAACCTAGACACGCCTCAGGCGAAGGCTGCGGCTTCCGGTTAGGGAAGCTGCTGCGTCTCATTAGGTCTTGCTCCAGATGGGGTTTACCAGGAACGAAGTCACCAGCGTTCCTCGGGGTCTCTTACACCTCGGTTCCATCCTTGCCTGTGCCGCCCGAAAGCGGCCATCGGCGGTCCATTTCTGTGGCACTATCCTTCAGCTCGCGCCGACTGGACGTTATCCAGCACCCTGCCTTGTGGAGCCCGGACTTTCCTCCCGCATGCGCTCTCACGCATACCGGCGATTGTCTGTCAAACTTTCCGAAACAACATTGTATATTATACAGATATGCATAAGCCCGCACAAGTGTAAATAATTACAGCCTCCATGAAATACAGTTACATGAAATGAAAAGGCTCGGTATTCAGCGCAGAAGCATGTACCCCTGTGCTATACTTATGCTCCGTCAGCTTGCCGGCCAGAAACTCCGCTACCTTCACCTTCATGATCTTCTCCGCATTATGGCCCGGATCGATCAGGACGATTCCCGCGAGGTGCGCATCCTGTGCGGTATGGTAATCGATATCGCCGGTCACCAGCACATCCGCTCCCTTGAAGATAGCGCTACTGTAGTACTTGGCACCGGACCCGCCCATGACTGCTGCCTTGCGGATTGGACGGTCCAGATCTCCAACTACCCGCACGCTCTCCACATCCAGCCCGCGTTTGACCGTATCGATGAACTCACCAAGCGTCGCCTGCTCCTTCAGCTTCCCCACTCTTCCAAGTCCAAGGCTGCGGCCTTTGAGGTCCATGGAATACAGATCATAAGCCACCTCTTCATACGGATGAGCCTTCAGCATGGCCTGTACCACCTTGTTACGGATCGTATGCGGCACAATCGTCTCGATACGGACCTCTTCAGCCCGCTCCAGCTTGCCTGGCGTGCCGATATACGGGTCCGTGCCCTCCTGCGGAATGAAGGTGCCATAGCCTTCGACATTGAAGCTGCAATGGCTGTAATTGCCGATCCAGCCCGCTCCGGCGTTCAGGATAGCATCCAGCACCTTCTGATGATGATCCTTCGGCACAAATACAACGAGCTTGGACAATTGCTCTGTATGAATATCCTTAATCGGTGCGCCATTCTCAATGCCGAGCGCTTCCGCCATCCAGTCATTCATTCCGCCTTCGGCCACATCCAGATTCGTATGGCTGATGTACACGGCAATATCGTTTTTGATCAGCTTCTCATATAAGCGTCCCGCCGGGGTATCCGTCAGAATCCCTTTGATCGGCCGGAAAATCACCGCATGGTGGGCAATAATCAGATTACAGCCCTTGGCAATCGCTTCGTCCACAATGCTCTCATTGACATCCAGCGCCACCAGCACCCCGGTGATCTCCTTCTGGAGACTGCCGACCTGAAGCCCGACATTATCCCATTCCTCAGCCAGATGCTTTGGGGCAAGCTGCTCCATATATCCAATTACGGTCTGTCCTTTGGCAAACATTCCAGCACCTCCGCAATCCGTTTAATCTGAAGCTTGATTCTGCTGCG
This genomic interval from Paenibacillus sp. FSL H8-0332 contains the following:
- a CDS encoding Nif3-like dinuclear metal center hexameric protein, with protein sequence MFAKGQTVIGYMEQLAPKHLAEEWDNVGLQVGSLQKEITGVLVALDVNESIVDEAIAKGCNLIIAHHAVIFRPIKGILTDTPAGRLYEKLIKNDIAVYISHTNLDVAEGGMNDWMAEALGIENGAPIKDIHTEQLSKLVVFVPKDHHQKVLDAILNAGAGWIGNYSHCSFNVEGYGTFIPQEGTDPYIGTPGKLERAEEVRIETIVPHTIRNKVVQAMLKAHPYEEVAYDLYSMDLKGRSLGLGRVGKLKEQATLGEFIDTVKRGLDVESVRVVGDLDRPIRKAAVMGGSGAKYYSSAIFKGADVLVTGDIDYHTAQDAHLAGIVLIDPGHNAEKIMKVKVAEFLAGKLTEHKYSTGVHASALNTEPFHFM